The proteins below come from a single Paramormyrops kingsleyae isolate MSU_618 chromosome 25, PKINGS_0.4, whole genome shotgun sequence genomic window:
- the LOC140583092 gene encoding uncharacterized protein gives MASKATSNRHFLLCPVCKKTQASLSVHLTRVCMKRSSKEAIQEVVEKAKQDALEVLQWGRVFSYRHLRDIMDDANPMSRMIQELERRHMVVPDTPSPAVAAQTSSVPVMAGTTVQRPESSATEQSEDAVSVSNGEIFQVTREVQWPQTSRHMMQEKGLYRKHSLDHPLLKGFAAYLEKDLLNENFKQTVENVSRFMFFVNPEEPSLEFLREREKTKLFFRELTEAGLSRQTQVNYMKSLKRFLKYHTVATDLRRDNIALWNEAMFFVEYLGSLQQSSAKLVSKEMTQRR, from the exons atggcttccaaggc tacttccaacaggcatttcctgctctgccccgtgtgcaagaagacacaggcaagcctctcggtgcatctgactagggtgtgcatgaagagatcttcgaaagaagccatccaagaagtagtggagaaggcaaagcaggatgcgcttgaagttctgcagtggggcagggtgttcagctacaggcacctgcgagacattatggatgatgctaatcctatgagcag gatgatccaggagctggagcgtcgccacatggtggtgcctgacaccccctccccagcagtagcggcgcagaccagcagtgttcctgtgatggctggtacaaccgtgcagcgaccggagagctcggcgactgagcagtcggaggacgcggtcagtgtcagcaacggcgagatctttcaagt tacccgggaggtgcagtggccacagacctccaggcacatgatgcaggagaagggactgtaccggaaacattctctggaccatcccctcctgaagggcttcgccgcatacttggagaaggatctcctgaatgagaatttcaagcagacg gtggaaaacgtcagcaggttcatgttttttgtgaaccctgaagagccatcccttgaatttctgagggagagggagaagacgaagctcttctttcgggagctgactgaggctggtctctccaggcagactcaggtcaactacatgaagagcctgaagag attcctcaagtaccacaccgtggccaccgacctccggcgtgacaacattgccttgtggaatgaggcaatgttcttcgtggagtacctgggctcactccagcagagctctgcaaagttggtgagtaaggagatgacgcaaaggaggtaa
- the LOC140583091 gene encoding uncharacterized protein: protein MEKQSHFTFHVILTGMSPEKSPEDCWAVLRAAKNDFLAVLGKVYPEEMPLECAECCLVLYYLEATVILNHLQPPGVVEHMTVQEWMTRSTSEADHTVIVVKEHKTSAQQAATFALSSEEETWFDIYFTQVRPQLLSSKRSRTTLDDLGGDKRFFVSTAGRPAFNASNDLNRLHQKYKLDPVTYQTARRIFETATKDLTDQEKSLVADYLTHSTATADEHYRMKQSRNVVLASKLLKKLAGDSSADSAEEGPSCSARGAARDAALASNQQMDVQAAFDQLLRTHPVTLDGDIPDKTARSQTSGRFQRQLYDRWLKAQMRMRVRHVLSHFGRRQPTESRVDAWIRNQGWKSNVPSAASVLKDWRPVGSVDTAVDSSHIQELIHNQKWKGLVVMDIAGKGKGVCATRQFQAGEVVCDYHGPVVTATEGQRIHSSTKEEESGYMFFFRNSHKSECACHPGIQPFGRLINHSHKKANLRPRLYSPAVGGQDVILLLALNRINVGEELLFDYGVQRKSFRGEGLRTIENM from the exons atggagaagcagagccattttacatt tcatgtcattctcacggggatgagcccagagaagagtccagaggactgctgggccgtgctgagggctgccaagaacgacttcttggcagtccttggcaaggtgtatccggaggagatgcccctggagtgtgcagagtgctgccttgtcctctactacctggaggccacggtgattctgaatcatctccagccaccaggcgtggtggagcacatgacc gtccaggagtggatgaccaggagcacgtccgaggccgaccatacggtgattgtggtgaaggaacacaagacgtcggcgcagcaagcggccacgtttgcattgtcctctgaggaggagacg tggttcgacatctacttcacccaggtacggccacagctcctgagctccaagaggagccggacgacactggatgacctgggaggagacaaacggttcttcgtctccaccgcaggcaggccggcgttcaacgcttcgaatgacctcaaccggctgcaccaaaa atacaagctggatccagtcacctaccagacggcccggcgcatctttgagacggccaccaaggacttgacggaccaagagaagtccttggtggccgattacctcactcattccactgcgacggctgacgagcactaccggatgaagcagtcgcggaatgtggtgctggccagtaagctgctgaagaagctggcaggtgactcaag cgctgactctgcagaggaaggacccagctgttctgcccgtggtgccgcacgggatgctgccctggcatccaaccaacagatggatgtccaggcagcattcgatcagctccttcggacccaccccgtgaccctggatggcgacatcccagacaagacagcacgctcgcagacgtcaggccggtttcagcggcagctctatgatcgctggctgaaggcccagatgaggatgcgcgtacggcatgtcttgt cacactttggcagacggcagcccaccgagtcccgggtcgacgcttggatcaggaaccaaggctggaaaagtaacgttcccagcgcggccagcgttctgaaggactggagaccagtgggttcggtggacactgccgtggactctagccacatccaggagctcatccacaaccagaagtggaagggacttgtggtgatggacattgcggggaaggggaagggagtctgcgccacccggcagttccaggctggtgaggtggtgtgtgactaccacgggccggtagtcacagccactgagggccagcggattcactcatcgacgaaggaagaagaatctggctacatgttcttcttccggaacagccataagtctgagtgtgcctgtcacccgggcatacagccttttggccggctgattaatcattcccataagaaggccaacctccggccaagactgtacagcccagccgtcgggggacaggacgttattttgcttttggccctgaacaggattaatgttggggaggaactgttgttcgattatggggtgcagaggaaatcgttcaggggagagggactgagaaccattgagaacatgtag